One region of Miscanthus floridulus cultivar M001 chromosome 19, ASM1932011v1, whole genome shotgun sequence genomic DNA includes:
- the LOC136529107 gene encoding uncharacterized protein isoform X2 has protein sequence MSVERRQLRPAVSAVGLGLLLPTVYSGVAAVCSAVQWLRPCYACSLMWRKVLHRASLSWVEVFRSARQKVLQRARFDTCSVFLKILCIWFLLALRFLGVHRCPGLGYFTLLDKGCYAVLSWIAVRCSSRSFVLDSCFLSLRCTASETTWSSRFLWLHSRHWRLLCMQRAPVHRYR, from the exons ATGAGCGTAGAGCGCCGGCAGCTCCGGCCTGCCGTGTCGGCGGTTGGTCTGGGACTGCTGCTGCCCACTGTCTACTCAGGCGTGGCCGCTGTCTGCTCAGCCGTACAGTGGTTGCGGCCATGTTATGCGTGCAGCTTGATGTGGAGAAAG GTTCTTCACCGTGCATCGCTGTCCTGGGTTGAGGTATTTCGCTCTGCTAGACAGAAGGTGCTACAGCGTGCAAGGTTCGATACCTGTTCGGTGTTCCTCAAGATTCTCTGTATTTGGTTCCTGCTTGCTCTCAG GTTCCTCGGCGTGCATCGCTGTCCTGGGTTGGGTTATTTCACTCTGCTAGACAAAGGCTGCTACGCCGTGCTCAGTTGGATAGCTGTTCGGTGTTCCTCGAGATCCTTTGTGCTTGATTCCTGCTTCCTCTCAC TAAGATGCACAGCCAGCGAAACCACATGGAGTAGCCGCTTCTTATGGCTGCACAGCAGACAT TGGAGGCTCCTGTGCATGCAGAGAGCTCCGGTACACCGATATCGGTAG